From a region of the Streptacidiphilus albus JL83 genome:
- a CDS encoding right-handed parallel beta-helix repeat-containing protein, producing MGTGVVRVTLDGASRWRRRSGEYGTLAEALAAAETGDTVTIGAGVYRENVVVEKAVTVRTADGPGSVRIEPVTGPALTLLASAQVLGLVLEGQDGSAPAVLVEAGEPGLEDCRIATRSSVGIEVRGDACPSVRRCTVENPGGLGIRVAGAASAYVEECEVLGAGQAGIVVRAGATARLERCQVHHASGAGLVLTGPGTVVDALDCAFYEINGNGVQAEDRAVGHLTGCTVHRVTDNGLALDTEAVLELTGCRVHEVPENGADLRGRSVLRIQGSSFRAFARNGLSVWDQETRVEAVGCEIRDSTGDYPAVWVSDGAAVLLTDCRIHDVPDALFVLDRGSTAEAADCSFTQVRNTAVSVSDGATVRLDQVRVQDANTGLWFRDHGSGGLLTGVEVSDVATGVIATKGADPVLRRCTVRGTVEAAVYVSAGGRGTFEEVLAAQGKGFGFHVIDGCRTVLTRCRAEQNARGGFEFSELGPVTDGCVSDDVKTAPPLEPVRATATTASAWRGAAPALPAARSAASLVDAGAQPAPQPASIAPLPECRPAEESLAELDSLIGLDTVKQEVRTLIDLISVGRRRQQAGLKAPSLRRHLVFTGSPGTGKTTVARLYGEILAALGVLQRGHLVEVARLDLVGEHIGSTAQRTSEVFQRSLGGVLFIDEAYALAPEDGGRDFGREAVDTLVKLMEDHRDDVVVIVAGYTAEMERFLASNPGVASRFSRTVTFPDYSAPELVEITRQQASEQEYELSEAAVEALLDHFARLPRGPSFGNGRTARQVFETMVERHAVRLAQRADATAAELQLLLPADLPGGGVTTAAAAGPVR from the coding sequence ATGGGAACAGGCGTAGTGCGGGTCACGCTGGACGGGGCCTCGCGTTGGCGGCGGCGCTCCGGGGAGTACGGGACGCTGGCCGAGGCACTGGCCGCGGCCGAGACCGGGGACACGGTGACCATAGGCGCCGGGGTCTACCGCGAGAACGTGGTGGTCGAGAAGGCGGTGACGGTCCGCACCGCCGACGGCCCCGGGTCGGTGCGGATCGAGCCGGTGACCGGTCCCGCGCTGACCCTGCTGGCCTCGGCCCAGGTCCTGGGGCTGGTGCTGGAGGGGCAGGACGGCTCGGCGCCGGCGGTGCTGGTCGAGGCTGGCGAACCGGGTCTGGAGGACTGCCGGATCGCGACCCGGTCCTCGGTCGGGATCGAGGTCCGCGGCGACGCCTGCCCGTCCGTCCGCCGCTGCACCGTGGAGAACCCGGGCGGCCTGGGGATCAGGGTGGCCGGGGCGGCCTCGGCCTACGTCGAGGAGTGCGAGGTGCTCGGCGCGGGCCAGGCCGGGATCGTGGTCCGGGCCGGGGCGACCGCGCGGCTGGAGCGCTGCCAGGTCCACCACGCCTCCGGCGCCGGGCTGGTGCTGACCGGTCCGGGGACCGTGGTCGACGCGCTGGACTGCGCGTTCTACGAGATCAACGGCAACGGTGTGCAGGCCGAGGACCGGGCGGTGGGGCACCTCACCGGCTGCACCGTGCACCGGGTCACCGACAACGGGCTGGCGCTGGACACCGAGGCGGTGCTGGAGCTCACCGGCTGCCGGGTGCACGAGGTCCCGGAGAACGGCGCGGACCTGCGCGGACGCTCGGTGCTCCGGATCCAGGGCAGCAGCTTCCGGGCCTTCGCCAGGAACGGCCTCTCGGTCTGGGACCAGGAGACCCGGGTCGAGGCCGTGGGCTGCGAGATCCGCGACAGCACCGGCGACTACCCGGCGGTGTGGGTCAGCGACGGCGCGGCCGTGCTGCTCACCGACTGCCGGATCCACGACGTCCCGGACGCGCTGTTCGTGCTGGACCGGGGATCCACGGCCGAGGCCGCGGACTGCTCCTTCACCCAGGTCAGGAACACCGCCGTGTCGGTGAGCGACGGGGCGACCGTCAGGCTGGACCAGGTCAGGGTGCAGGACGCCAACACCGGCCTGTGGTTCCGCGACCACGGCAGCGGCGGGCTGCTGACCGGGGTGGAGGTCAGCGACGTGGCGACCGGGGTGATCGCCACCAAGGGGGCCGACCCGGTGCTGCGCCGGTGCACCGTGCGCGGCACGGTCGAGGCGGCGGTCTACGTCTCGGCCGGCGGCCGGGGCACCTTCGAGGAGGTGCTGGCCGCCCAGGGCAAGGGCTTCGGCTTCCACGTGATCGACGGCTGCCGCACCGTGCTGACCCGCTGCCGGGCCGAGCAGAACGCCCGGGGCGGCTTCGAGTTCTCCGAGCTGGGCCCGGTCACCGACGGCTGCGTCTCCGACGACGTCAAGACCGCGCCGCCGCTGGAGCCGGTGCGGGCGACCGCGACCACCGCCTCGGCCTGGCGCGGCGCGGCGCCCGCGCTCCCGGCCGCGCGCTCCGCCGCCTCGCTGGTCGACGCCGGGGCGCAGCCCGCGCCGCAGCCGGCCTCGATCGCACCGCTGCCGGAGTGCCGGCCGGCCGAGGAGTCGCTGGCCGAGCTGGACTCGCTGATCGGCCTGGACACGGTCAAGCAGGAGGTGCGCACCCTGATCGACCTGATCTCGGTGGGGCGCCGCCGGCAGCAGGCCGGTCTCAAGGCGCCCTCGCTGCGCCGGCACCTGGTCTTCACCGGCTCCCCCGGTACCGGCAAGACCACGGTGGCCCGGCTCTACGGCGAGATCCTGGCGGCGCTGGGGGTGCTGCAGCGCGGCCACCTGGTCGAGGTGGCCCGGCTCGACCTGGTCGGCGAGCACATCGGCTCGACCGCGCAGCGGACCTCCGAGGTGTTCCAGCGCTCGCTGGGCGGCGTGCTGTTCATCGACGAGGCGTACGCGCTGGCGCCGGAGGACGGCGGCCGGGACTTCGGCCGGGAGGCCGTCGACACCCTGGTCAAGCTGATGGAGGACCACCGCGACGACGTGGTGGTCATCGTGGCCGGCTACACCGCCGAGATGGAGCGCTTCCTGGCCTCCAACCCCGGTGTGGCCTCCCGGTTCTCCCGGACCGTCACCTTCCCGGACTACTCCGCGCCGGAGCTGGTCGAGATCACCCGGCAGCAGGCGTCCGAGCAGGAGTACGAGCTGTCCGAGGCGGCCGTGGAGGCCCTGCTCGACCACTTCGCCCGGCTGCCCCGGGGGCCCTCCTTCGGCAACGGCCGCACCGCCCGGCAGGTCTTCGAGACCATGGTCGAGCGGCACGCGGTGCGGCTGGCCCAGCGGGCCGACGCGACCGCGGCGGAGCTGCAGCTGCTGCTGCCCGCCGACCTGCCGGGCGGGGGCGTCACAACTGCCGCAGCAGCTGGTCCCGTTCGCTGA
- a CDS encoding MOSC domain-containing protein: MAQLTALRIYPVKSFAPVVLADAVVEPWGLEHDRRWMVVDGRGEMVSQRQDPRLGGIRAAATGPGAAGALLLTAPGGESLRVDRPSGEARPVTMFGDPMAAVEAAPEASAWLSDLLGTELRLVHQDVAAARDHGTPTSLADQYPLLLTTTASLAALNRLIAADHPDDPVKGAPVPMWRFRPNLVVDGTGPWAETGWRRVRIGRVEFTVAQQCGRCVMTTLDPDTGERRGPEPLLALGRHRKFGRTLGFGMHLSPVGPLGELRLGDPLTVLEEGPPPVPETRI, translated from the coding sequence ATGGCCCAGTTGACCGCCCTGCGGATCTACCCCGTCAAGTCGTTCGCACCCGTGGTGCTGGCCGATGCCGTCGTCGAACCGTGGGGGCTGGAGCACGACCGGCGGTGGATGGTGGTCGACGGCCGGGGCGAGATGGTCTCCCAGCGCCAGGACCCGCGGCTGGGTGGGATCCGCGCCGCCGCGACCGGACCGGGAGCCGCCGGGGCGCTGCTGCTGACCGCCCCGGGCGGGGAGTCGCTGCGGGTCGACCGGCCCAGCGGCGAGGCCCGCCCGGTCACCATGTTCGGCGACCCGATGGCCGCCGTCGAGGCCGCCCCCGAGGCCTCCGCCTGGCTCAGCGACCTGCTCGGCACGGAACTGCGGCTGGTCCACCAGGACGTGGCCGCCGCCCGCGACCACGGGACCCCGACCAGCCTCGCCGACCAGTACCCGCTGCTGCTCACCACCACGGCCTCGCTGGCCGCGCTGAACCGGCTGATAGCCGCCGACCACCCGGACGACCCGGTCAAGGGCGCCCCGGTGCCGATGTGGCGGTTCCGCCCCAACCTGGTCGTGGACGGCACCGGGCCCTGGGCCGAGACCGGCTGGCGGCGGGTGCGGATCGGCCGGGTCGAGTTCACCGTCGCACAGCAGTGCGGGCGTTGCGTGATGACCACGCTGGATCCGGACACCGGCGAGCGGCGCGGCCCCGAGCCGCTGCTCGCCCTGGGGCGGCACCGCAAGTTCGGCCGGACCCTGGGCTTCGGGATGCACCTGTCGCCGGTCGGCCCGCTGGGCGAGCTGCGGCTGGGCGACCCGCTGACGGTGCTGGAGGAGGGCCCGCCGCCGGTGCCCGAGACCAGGATCTGA
- a CDS encoding DUF6643 family protein produces the protein MTSPRPYDGVSYYAPSFASDTPIYDSLVAERGVPQIAPINVPAALPPAYDSGYRPAGSFGGYGSNLPALPAPRLALGPGPSSPSYGMPSQPQPQYAAPQYGGQPQPGQQFGGQTFGGQTFGGGTGQYATQQPHVPQQGGAPQYQQPAPAYQRPVAPVPPLRQVPQDQYQHPQQPRTGYQGY, from the coding sequence ATGACCTCCCCTCGCCCCTACGACGGAGTCAGCTACTACGCTCCGTCCTTCGCCTCGGACACCCCGATCTACGACAGCCTGGTCGCTGAACGAGGGGTCCCCCAGATCGCCCCGATCAACGTCCCGGCGGCGCTCCCCCCGGCGTACGACTCCGGGTACCGTCCGGCCGGCAGTTTCGGCGGCTACGGCAGCAACCTCCCCGCGCTGCCCGCCCCGAGGCTCGCCCTGGGCCCCGGCCCGAGCAGCCCCAGCTACGGCATGCCGAGCCAGCCCCAGCCCCAGTACGCCGCCCCGCAGTACGGCGGCCAGCCGCAGCCGGGCCAGCAGTTCGGCGGCCAGACCTTCGGCGGGCAGACCTTCGGCGGCGGCACCGGCCAGTACGCCACCCAGCAGCCGCACGTCCCGCAGCAGGGCGGCGCCCCGCAGTACCAGCAGCCCGCGCCCGCCTACCAGCGCCCGGTCGCGCCGGTCCCGCCGCTGCGGCAGGTCCCGCAGGACCAGTACCAGCACCCCCAGCAGCCCCGGACGGGGTACCAGGGCTACTGA
- a CDS encoding PAC2 family protein — MVELEDVPELIDPVMVAAFEGWNDAGDAASSAVAHLDEIWGGKVFAALDAEDYYDFQVNRPTVWMDGGVRHITWPTTRLSVVRVTEPRTRDLVLIRGIEPSMRWRSFCQELLGLAHELGVEMVVILGALLGDTPHTRPVPVSGVTSDGELALTLGLEESRYEGPTGIVGVLQEACTHAGIPTVTFWAAVPHYVPQPPNPKATLALLNKLEDLLDVRVPLGELPDDARAWQLGVDQLAAEDSEVAEYVQQLEEAKDTAELPEASGEAIAREFERFLKRRDKQQPGKAGEGDLGD; from the coding sequence GTGGTCGAGCTCGAGGACGTGCCAGAGCTCATCGACCCGGTCATGGTGGCCGCGTTCGAGGGCTGGAACGACGCCGGCGACGCCGCGTCGTCCGCGGTGGCGCACCTGGACGAGATCTGGGGCGGGAAGGTCTTCGCGGCCCTGGACGCGGAGGACTACTACGACTTCCAGGTGAACCGGCCGACGGTGTGGATGGACGGCGGCGTCCGGCACATCACCTGGCCGACGACCCGGCTGTCGGTGGTCCGGGTGACCGAGCCGCGCACCCGGGACCTGGTGCTGATCCGGGGGATCGAGCCGAGCATGCGCTGGCGGTCGTTCTGCCAGGAGCTGCTGGGGCTGGCCCACGAGCTGGGCGTGGAGATGGTGGTGATCCTCGGCGCGCTGCTGGGCGACACCCCGCACACCCGCCCGGTGCCGGTGAGCGGGGTGACCTCGGACGGCGAGCTGGCGCTGACGCTCGGCCTGGAGGAGAGCCGCTACGAGGGCCCGACCGGGATCGTCGGCGTGCTGCAGGAGGCCTGCACCCACGCGGGCATCCCGACGGTGACCTTCTGGGCGGCGGTGCCGCACTACGTGCCGCAGCCGCCGAACCCCAAGGCGACGCTGGCGCTGCTGAACAAGCTGGAGGACCTGCTGGACGTCCGGGTGCCGCTGGGCGAGCTGCCGGACGACGCGCGGGCCTGGCAGCTGGGCGTGGACCAGCTGGCGGCGGAGGACAGCGAGGTGGCGGAGTACGTCCAGCAGTTGGAGGAGGCCAAGGACACGGCGGAACTGCCGGAGGCCTCCGGCGAGGCGATCGCCCGCGAGTTCGAGCGCTTCCTGAAGCGGCGGGACAAGCAGCAGCCGGGCAAGGCCGGCGAGGGCGACCTCGGCGACTGA
- a CDS encoding glycoside hydrolase family 18 protein, whose product MDAQPDDDEGMDEVAMGTAVRRVRRWVARLAGVTALALLGTVLGAAGGLWANDAGTPRAEAVTRGGDALWMGHAWVDGRKSQADVAALAAQLRGTGIHDLFVHAGPLANDGRLDPALDPRAAWLVRALHRAIPGVRVQAWLGDVVDTPEGPGMDLSRVDLVPASEQVLADGFDGVHLDLEPVPSGDRGFLRVLAQVHALTSARGRVLSVSVPQTDPLPGLHEVAGLLTNHPKWWSSDYLHQVALRVDQVAVMAYDSALPLPSLFSGYVEQQTRLALAAVPPGVDLLIGLPAYTESTMSHHGSAETVAAAVRGVRLADSGRRLFGVALYVDFTATPEDWAAYREGWVR is encoded by the coding sequence TTGGACGCACAGCCGGACGACGACGAAGGGATGGACGAGGTGGCCATGGGCACAGCGGTGCGGAGGGTCCGGCGCTGGGTCGCCCGGCTGGCCGGGGTGACCGCCCTGGCCCTGCTCGGCACGGTCCTCGGCGCGGCCGGCGGGCTCTGGGCGAACGACGCCGGGACGCCCCGGGCGGAGGCCGTGACCAGGGGCGGGGACGCGCTGTGGATGGGCCACGCCTGGGTGGACGGCCGGAAGTCGCAGGCGGACGTGGCGGCGCTGGCGGCGCAGCTGCGCGGCACCGGCATCCACGACCTGTTCGTCCACGCCGGGCCGCTGGCGAACGACGGCCGGCTCGACCCCGCGTTGGACCCACGCGCGGCCTGGCTGGTGCGGGCGCTGCACCGGGCGATACCGGGGGTGCGGGTGCAGGCCTGGCTGGGGGACGTGGTGGACACCCCGGAGGGCCCGGGGATGGACCTGTCCCGGGTGGACCTGGTCCCGGCCTCCGAGCAGGTGCTGGCCGACGGCTTCGACGGGGTGCACCTGGACCTGGAGCCGGTGCCCTCGGGCGACCGGGGCTTCCTGCGGGTGCTGGCGCAGGTGCACGCGCTGACCTCGGCCCGGGGACGGGTGCTGTCGGTGTCGGTCCCGCAGACCGACCCGCTGCCGGGGCTGCACGAGGTCGCCGGGCTGCTGACGAACCACCCGAAGTGGTGGTCGAGCGACTACCTCCACCAGGTGGCGCTCCGGGTCGACCAGGTGGCGGTGATGGCCTACGACTCCGCCCTGCCGCTGCCGAGCCTGTTCTCCGGCTACGTGGAGCAGCAGACCCGGCTGGCGCTGGCGGCGGTCCCGCCCGGTGTCGACCTGCTGATCGGGCTGCCCGCCTACACCGAGAGCACGATGTCGCACCACGGCTCGGCGGAGACGGTGGCCGCGGCCGTCCGGGGGGTGCGGCTGGCCGACAGCGGGCGGCGGCTCTTCGGCGTGGCGCTGTACGTGGACTTCACCGCGACGCCCGAGGACTGGGCCGCCTACCGGGAGGGCTGGGTGCGCTGA